Proteins from a genomic interval of Papaver somniferum cultivar HN1 chromosome 4, ASM357369v1, whole genome shotgun sequence:
- the LOC113275781 gene encoding cytochrome P450 78A5-like, whose product MSTAYNPFIFFFSPETCASLELCLFALMAIAVFGFWLTPGGLAWALSKAKKQHQAKTAIPGPSGLPIVGLLFVFTGSLTHRLLAKLSQSFKAVPLMAFSVGFTRFIISSHPDTAKEILSSSAFADRPIKESAYELLFHRAMGFAPYGVYWRNLRRISATHLFCPKRIASFGAFRSQIGTKMIGDIKGLMGVKGEVEIKKVLHFGSLNNVMMSVFGKSYDFENGSGDASHELEALVSEGYELLGIFNWSDHFPLLGLLDLQGVRKRCRDLVSRVNIFVGKIIDEHRSKRVDGVLNNESVGDFVDVLLDLEKDDGLSDSDMVAVLWEMIFRGTDTVAILLEWILARMVLHPDIQSKAQAEIDAVVGASRPVSDSDLPRLPYVQAIIKETLRMHPPGPLLSWARLAIHDVHIGKNFIPAGTTAMVNMWAITHDEKIWSEPNEFKPQRFVDEDVSITGSDLRLAPFGSGRRVCPGKAMGIATVQLWLAQLLQSFKWVPSDNGTVDLSDCLKLSLEMKKPLVCKAVSRG is encoded by the exons ATGTCAACAGCGTACAAccctttcatcttctttttctcccCTGAAACTTGTGCGAGTCTGGAGTTATGTCTCTTTGCTCTAATGGCTATTGCTGTGTTTGGGTTTTGGCTAACACCAGGAGGGTTAGCTTGGGCTTTATCAAAAGCTAAGAAGCAACATCAAGCAAAAACAGCTATTCCTGGTCCTTCTGGTTTACCCATTGTgggtttgctttttgttttcacTGGTTCTTTAACTCACCGTTTACTAGCTAAGCTGTCTCAGAGCTTCAAAGCTGTACCGTTAATGGCTTTCTCAGTTGGGTTTACTCGTTTCATAATATCTAGTCATCCTGATACAGCTAAAGAGATTCTCAGTAGTTCTGCTTTTGCTGATAGGCCTATTAAAGAATCTGCATATGAACTTCTTTTTCATAGAGCAATGGGGTTTGCTCCATATGGTGTTTACTGGAGAAACTTGAGAAGAATTTCAGCAACTCACTTGTTTTGTCCGAAGAGAATCGCTAGTTTTGGTGCTTTTCGAAGCCAAATCGGTACCAAAATGATTGGGGACATCAAGGGTTTAATGGGTGTAAAAGGAGAGGTTGAGATAAAGAAAGTGTTGCATTTTGGGTCTTTGAACAATGTCATGATGAGCGTTTTTGGCAAAAGTTATGATTTTGAAAATGGAAGCGGTGATGCGTCTCATGAACTTGAAGCGTTGGTTAGTGAAGGATATGAACTACTTGGAATCTTTAACTGGAGTGACCATTTCCCGCTTCTTGGACTGTTAGATTTGCAAGGAGTGAGAAAAAGATGCAGAGATTTGGTTTCCAGGGTTAATATATTTGTGGGGAAGATTATTGATGAACATAGAAGCAAAAGGGTTGATGGTGTTTTGAACAACGAAAGTGTTGGTGACTTTGTTGATGTGTTACTTGATTTAGAGAAAGATGATGGTCTTAGTGACTCTGACATGGTTGCTGTTCTCTGG GAAATGATCTTTAGAGGGACTGACACAGTAGCAATTCTACTGGAGTGGATTCTAGCAAGAATGGTTCTACACCCAGATATTCAATCAAAGGCACAAGCTGAAATAGACGCTGTCGTCGGAGCCTCCAGGCCTGTTTCGGACTCTGACCTTCCCCGCCTTCCATATGTTCAAGCAATCATTAAAGAAACACTGAGAATGCATCCACCAGGTCCTCTTCTTTCATGGGCTCGTCTCGCTATCCACGATGTTCATATCGGTAAGAACTTCATCCCAGCTGGAACTACTGCAATGGTTAACATGTGGGCAATAACTCATGATGAGAAAATATGGTCAGAGCCAAATGAATTCAAACCACAAAGATTTGTGGATGAAGATGTGAGTATAACGGGTTCTGACTTGAGGTTAGCACCTTTTGGGTCTGGTAGAAGGGTCTGCCCTGGAAAAGCTATGGGAATTGCTACTGTTCAACTTTGGCTTGCTCAGTTACTTCAAAGCTTCAAATGGGTTCCTTCTGATAATGGTACTGTTGATTTGTCCGACTGCCTTAAATTGTCTCTTGAGATGAAGAAGCCTTTAGTCTGTAAGGCTGTTTCTAGGGGTTAG
- the LOC113275782 gene encoding cytochrome P450 78A5-like, whose product MSTAYNPFIFFFSPETCASLELCLFALMAIAVFGFWLTPGGLAWALSKAKKQHQAKTAIPGPSGLPIVGLLFVFTGSLTHRLLAKLSQSFKAVPLMAFSVGFTRFIISSHPDTAKEILSSSAFADRPIKESAYELLFHRAMGFAPYGVYWRNLRRISATHLFCPKRIASFGAFRSQIGTKMIGDIKGLMGVKGEVEIKKVLHFGSLNNVMMSVFGKSYDFENGSGDASHELEAWLVKDMNYLESLTGVTISRFLDC is encoded by the coding sequence ATGTCAACAGCGTACAAccctttcatcttctttttctcccCTGAAACTTGTGCGAGTCTGGAGTTATGTCTCTTTGCTCTAATGGCTATTGCTGTGTTTGGGTTTTGGCTAACACCAGGAGGGTTAGCTTGGGCTTTATCAAAAGCTAAGAAGCAACATCAAGCAAAAACAGCTATTCCTGGTCCTTCTGGTTTACCCATTGTgggtttgctttttgttttcacTGGTTCTTTAACTCACCGTTTACTAGCTAAGCTGTCTCAGAGCTTCAAAGCTGTACCGTTAATGGCTTTCTCAGTTGGGTTTACTCGTTTCATAATATCTAGTCATCCTGATACAGCTAAAGAGATTCTCAGTAGTTCTGCTTTTGCTGATAGGCCTATTAAAGAATCTGCATATGAACTTCTTTTTCATAGAGCAATGGGGTTTGCTCCATATGGTGTTTACTGGAGAAACTTGAGAAGAATTTCAGCAACTCACTTGTTTTGTCCGAAGAGAATCGCTAGTTTTGGTGCTTTTCGAAGCCAAATCGGTACCAAAATGATTGGGGACATCAAGGGTTTAATGGGTGTAAAAGGAGAGGTTGAGATAAAGAAAGTGTTGCATTTTGGGTCTTTGAACAATGTCATGATGAGCGTTTTTGGCAAAAGTTATGATTTTGAAAATGGAAGCGGTGATGCGTCTCATGAACTTGAAGCTTGGTTAGTGAAGGATATGAACTACTTGGAATCTTTAACTGGAGTGACCATTTCCCGCTTCTTGGACTGTTAG